One stretch of Candidatus Eremiobacterota bacterium DNA includes these proteins:
- a CDS encoding 1-acyl-sn-glycerol-3-phosphate acyltransferase, whose product MVTGIARTLFRFRVVGAEKVPKTGPLIVAANHISNFDPPLLGIALPRPVAYMAKKELFAMPVIKQLIPRLNAYPVDRQAGGTAALRASLRLLKEGRAVGIFPEGGRNVSGTNEEKAGAAFLAAASGAPVVPAAIVGTRKLRPFRRVTVIFGDPVRIERNRQSDGGDLEKGAAEIMQRIRALEGSYR is encoded by the coding sequence GTGGTGACCGGGATCGCCCGCACGCTGTTCCGCTTTCGCGTCGTCGGCGCGGAGAAGGTTCCGAAAACCGGCCCGCTCATCGTCGCGGCGAACCACATATCGAATTTCGATCCGCCGCTGCTCGGTATCGCGCTCCCGCGGCCGGTCGCGTACATGGCGAAGAAAGAGCTGTTCGCGATGCCGGTGATCAAGCAGCTCATCCCGCGCCTGAACGCCTATCCCGTCGACCGCCAGGCCGGCGGGACCGCCGCGCTGCGCGCCTCGCTGCGGCTCTTGAAGGAAGGCCGCGCGGTCGGGATCTTCCCCGAGGGCGGCCGCAACGTGAGCGGGACCAACGAGGAGAAGGCCGGCGCGGCGTTTCTGGCCGCGGCGTCGGGCGCGCCGGTCGTTCCGGCGGCGATCGTCGGGACGCGCAAGCTCAGGCCGTTCAGGCGAGTGACCGTGATCTTCGGCGATCCCGTCCGCATCGAGCGGAACCGGCAGTCGGACGGAGGCGATTTGGAGAAGGGAGCGGCCGAGATCATGCAGCGGATCCGCGCGCTCGAGGGGAGCTACCGGTGA